One Vallitalea pronyensis genomic region harbors:
- the lepB gene encoding signal peptidase I: MGSNKFYKDVKELVIFVIVVVASVLVVQSFVITSTKVQQHSMENTLMENDFLFAEKLSYHVTKPKLGDVVVFLEERPEGFKGNPLGITIDDIKNKFKKDKYNKRVMPRMRYVKRVIGVPGDKVDIRDGQVYVNDIALDEPYIKGDYTDARTQMEYPLEVPDDQVFVLGDNRKASNDSRNFGCVDQSLIEGKVVLRLWPLGKIRAF; the protein is encoded by the coding sequence ATGGGTTCAAACAAATTTTATAAAGATGTTAAGGAATTAGTTATTTTTGTCATTGTCGTTGTTGCCAGTGTGTTGGTTGTACAGAGCTTTGTCATTACATCCACCAAGGTGCAGCAACATTCCATGGAAAATACATTAATGGAAAATGATTTTTTATTTGCAGAGAAACTGAGCTATCATGTGACAAAGCCCAAATTAGGTGATGTGGTTGTTTTTCTTGAAGAAAGACCAGAAGGGTTTAAAGGTAACCCATTAGGTATTACCATTGATGACATAAAGAATAAGTTTAAAAAAGATAAATATAACAAAAGGGTCATGCCAAGAATGCGTTACGTTAAGCGTGTGATTGGTGTACCAGGGGATAAGGTGGATATTCGAGATGGACAAGTCTATGTGAATGATATTGCATTAGATGAACCCTATATAAAAGGGGATTATACGGATGCAAGGACACAAATGGAATATCCGTTAGAGGTTCCTGACGATCAGGTGTTTGTTCTTGGCGATAATCGAAAAGCCAGTAATGACAGTCGAAATTTTGGATGTGTGGACCAAAGTTTAATTGAAGGTAAAGTGGTTCTGCGTTTATGGCCATTAGGTAAGATAAGAGCGTTTTAA
- a CDS encoding ABC transporter ATP-binding protein → MSPLLKIEDLSYIYHTPKGETKTLDHIYLDVYKGDFISIVGPSGCGKSTLLSLISGLLEPSHGHITLDTSLLNSESHNTGYMLQKDHLFEWRTVYRNVLLGLEINNQLTHESLTYIDGLLKQYGLYDFRNYKPSQLSGGMRQRAALIRTLALKPDILLLDEPFSALDYQTRLSAGDEIGTIIKQENKTALLVTHDIADAICHEQKSSFMLSHSIPCLAYLKRSYLT, encoded by the coding sequence ATGTCTCCTTTACTAAAAATTGAAGATCTATCTTACATCTATCACACACCAAAAGGCGAAACGAAAACCCTAGACCATATTTATTTAGATGTATATAAGGGGGATTTCATAAGTATCGTTGGTCCTAGCGGGTGTGGTAAATCCACGCTTTTATCCCTAATTTCTGGTCTCCTTGAACCTTCCCATGGTCATATCACCCTGGATACATCTCTTCTTAACAGTGAGTCGCATAACACAGGGTATATGCTTCAAAAAGACCATCTTTTTGAGTGGCGAACAGTCTATCGTAATGTTCTGCTGGGTCTTGAGATTAATAATCAATTAACCCATGAGAGTCTTACGTATATTGATGGGTTATTAAAGCAATACGGTTTATATGATTTTAGGAACTACAAGCCTTCTCAATTATCAGGCGGTATGCGACAACGTGCGGCCCTTATTCGTACTTTAGCACTGAAACCTGATATTCTCTTACTAGATGAACCTTTTTCAGCTCTGGATTATCAGACCCGTTTATCTGCTGGAGATGAAATAGGAACCATAATCAAGCAAGAAAATAAAACCGCTTTATTGGTTACACATGATATAGCAGATGCTATATGTCATGAACAAAAAAGCAGTTTTATGTTGTCCCATTCCATACCGTGTCTAGCTTACTTAAAACGCTCTTATCTTACCTAA
- a CDS encoding LysO family transporter, whose product MGLRFLLYLGMLGIGIIIGFKGMSHKKILDRMDKLQLGALVILLFVMGIRIGADDKVIKQVGNLGLKAFIITFFAVAFSVLFVGLLRRFRKMNKRGERI is encoded by the coding sequence ATGGGTTTACGTTTTCTATTATATCTAGGCATGTTAGGCATCGGTATAATCATTGGTTTCAAGGGTATGTCCCATAAAAAAATATTGGATCGTATGGACAAGCTGCAATTAGGGGCATTGGTCATCTTGTTGTTTGTCATGGGCATTCGGATTGGTGCTGATGATAAAGTCATAAAGCAAGTGGGTAATCTTGGCTTGAAGGCATTTATCATCACATTTTTTGCTGTAGCTTTTAGTGTCTTGTTTGTAGGATTACTAAGAAGATTTAGGAAAATGAATAAGAGAGGGGAACGCATATGA
- a CDS encoding lysine exporter LysO family protein translates to MTVIIMLAVFLGIAFGYLLFPVDMLSYTDYIMDVGLCLLLLLVGIDIGRQKNVLQDIKKMGFSIILLPLLIALGSIVGAIVGGTIIGMPLNESSAIGGGLGWYSISAVLLSDYSTEISAIAFLSNVMREIIAILAIPLIAKYIGYMESVAPPGATAMDTTLPIITKYTDSKTAVVAFISGVVLSLLVPILVPLLIGLV, encoded by the coding sequence ATGACAGTTATCATCATGCTAGCGGTGTTTTTGGGGATAGCTTTTGGATATTTGCTCTTCCCTGTGGATATGTTATCGTATACAGACTACATTATGGACGTTGGTCTCTGTCTCTTACTGCTTTTAGTGGGGATAGATATTGGTCGTCAAAAAAATGTCCTTCAAGATATCAAAAAAATGGGTTTCTCCATTATATTACTTCCTTTGCTTATAGCTCTTGGCAGTATCGTTGGCGCCATTGTAGGGGGTACGATTATTGGTATGCCATTGAATGAGTCATCTGCCATTGGCGGAGGATTAGGCTGGTATTCCATATCAGCGGTTTTGTTATCCGATTATTCCACTGAGATATCAGCTATTGCTTTTCTAAGTAATGTTATGCGTGAAATCATAGCCATACTGGCCATACCCTTGATAGCTAAATATATCGGTTATATGGAAAGTGTTGCTCCTCCAGGGGCCACGGCTATGGATACAACGTTACCCATTATTACGAAATACACCGATTCCAAAACGGCTGTTGTGGCATTTATATCAGGTGTTGTTCTTTCACTACTTGTCCCAATACTGGTCCCTTTGCTCATTGGGCTGGTATAG
- a CDS encoding ABC transporter substrate-binding protein, translated as MPTIKEDFFVKKKWLSIIVLMLVTMTTLLNGCNRNTNLITVRLNEVVHSIFYAPQYVAMEKGFFRDEGLDIELTTGWGADKSMTALISNNADIAFMGPEASIYVKNEGKEDFVINFAQLTQRAGNFLIGRTQEDFDWDTIKGKTIIGGRPGGMPQMVLEYILKINNIDPHADVEILTNIDYTATAGSFIGGTGDYTAEFEPSASKIENEGKGYVVTSLGIESGLVPYTAYMAERSYMKANPDVIQKFTNAIYRGQLWVEEHTPEEIAKVIKPQFKDTDMDLLVQIIDRYKRQDTWRKDPYFEKAGMDLLQNILDTAGELDARVKYDEIVTTEFAEEAIKNIE; from the coding sequence ATGCCCACTATTAAGGAGGATTTTTTCGTGAAGAAAAAATGGCTTAGCATCATTGTACTTATGCTTGTTACCATGACAACCCTACTAAATGGGTGTAATCGTAACACAAATCTGATAACCGTCAGACTAAACGAAGTTGTGCATTCTATCTTCTATGCACCACAATATGTGGCTATGGAAAAAGGGTTCTTTAGAGATGAAGGACTGGATATTGAACTAACAACAGGATGGGGTGCAGATAAGTCCATGACAGCTCTCATTTCTAATAATGCTGACATTGCTTTTATGGGACCCGAAGCTTCAATTTATGTGAAGAACGAAGGCAAAGAAGATTTTGTGATTAATTTCGCACAATTGACTCAACGAGCTGGTAATTTCCTTATTGGCCGCACACAAGAAGATTTTGATTGGGATACGATAAAGGGTAAGACTATTATTGGTGGTCGACCAGGTGGTATGCCACAGATGGTTCTTGAGTACATACTGAAGATAAATAACATTGACCCTCACGCAGACGTAGAGATTCTGACAAACATCGATTATACAGCTACAGCTGGTTCCTTTATCGGCGGTACTGGCGATTACACCGCTGAGTTTGAGCCTTCAGCTTCTAAGATAGAGAACGAAGGCAAGGGTTATGTTGTTACTTCTCTAGGCATTGAGAGTGGTTTGGTGCCTTATACAGCTTATATGGCAGAGCGCAGTTATATGAAAGCCAATCCGGATGTTATTCAAAAATTTACCAATGCTATCTATCGAGGTCAACTATGGGTTGAAGAACATACACCAGAAGAAATCGCTAAGGTGATTAAACCACAATTTAAAGATACAGACATGGATCTATTGGTTCAAATTATAGACCGATATAAGCGTCAAGATACATGGCGCAAAGACCCTTATTTTGAGAAAGCTGGCATGGACCTGTTACAGAATATTTTAGATACTGCTGGCGAATTAGATGCTCGTGTAAAGTACGATGAGATTGTAACAACAGAATTTGCGGAAGAGGCTATTAAAAATATAGAATAA
- a CDS encoding chromate transporter: MLEYVGKLSHEDCEEQFSKKGDKNMKKDFKEILQFYMVFFKIGLLTIGGGYAMLPMIEKEIVEKHGWSTDEEVMDSYALAQSIPGVIAVNTATLLGIKWKGFWGAVAASLGVISPSIIIITIIAVFFTKFREVSEVANAFRGIRIAVLALLILSIYKMIQKIVHDLWGIFLATLSFISVLIVGISPVWVIIGATILSIAIYYRKEKNNDNS; this comes from the coding sequence ATGTTAGAATATGTTGGGAAATTGTCTCACGAAGACTGTGAAGAACAATTTTCAAAAAAAGGTGACAAGAACATGAAGAAAGACTTTAAAGAAATTTTACAATTTTATATGGTATTTTTTAAAATCGGCTTACTAACCATTGGCGGTGGTTATGCCATGTTACCAATGATTGAAAAAGAAATAGTTGAAAAGCACGGATGGTCCACAGATGAAGAGGTCATGGATAGCTATGCATTAGCTCAATCCATACCTGGTGTTATTGCTGTGAATACGGCAACGTTACTTGGCATAAAGTGGAAAGGCTTTTGGGGGGCTGTTGCAGCCTCATTAGGTGTTATCTCCCCATCCATTATTATCATTACCATCATTGCTGTCTTCTTTACCAAATTTCGAGAGGTAAGTGAAGTTGCTAATGCTTTTCGTGGTATTCGAATAGCTGTACTTGCTTTATTAATTTTATCGATTTACAAAATGATTCAAAAGATTGTACATGATCTATGGGGCATATTTCTAGCTACCCTTTCTTTTATCAGTGTTTTAATTGTGGGTATTTCACCTGTATGGGTTATTATAGGTGCCACAATTCTAAGTATCGCTATCTACTATAGAAAGGAAAAAAATAATGATAATAGCTAG
- a CDS encoding chromate transporter, translating to MIIARLFYEFFKIGLLTYGGGLAMLPLLQEKAVQFAWLTEEQFADMIAISQSTPGPIAINMATFVGYDQAGVLGALFASIGVILPGFIIIFIVAKFLHHFNEKPIVKAVFIGLRAAVIGLILTAIVNVAMVSIVDVQAYKEKKELLSLVDAKSLILFAISLYAVLRYKKHPIYYIVTAGIIGIIIW from the coding sequence ATGATAATAGCTAGATTGTTCTATGAATTTTTTAAGATTGGATTATTGACTTATGGTGGTGGATTAGCCATGTTGCCTTTACTGCAAGAAAAGGCTGTTCAATTTGCATGGTTAACAGAGGAGCAGTTTGCAGATATGATTGCTATATCTCAATCCACACCAGGACCAATTGCTATTAATATGGCAACTTTTGTGGGGTATGATCAAGCAGGGGTTCTAGGCGCACTATTTGCATCAATTGGTGTGATACTGCCAGGGTTTATCATTATATTTATTGTAGCAAAATTTCTACATCATTTTAATGAAAAACCAATCGTTAAAGCTGTATTTATAGGTTTAAGAGCGGCAGTTATTGGATTAATTTTAACAGCCATTGTTAACGTGGCCATGGTATCGATTGTTGATGTTCAAGCTTATAAAGAGAAGAAAGAACTTTTATCCCTTGTGGATGCTAAGTCACTTATTCTATTTGCTATTAGCTTATACGCCGTCTTACGATATAAAAAACATCCGATATATTACATTGTAACAGCTGGCATTATTGGCATTATCATTTGGTAA
- a CDS encoding phosphatase, producing MKFVLDTHTHTIVSGHAYSTIQEIVHEAVKKGLELVAITDHAPAMPGAGHIFYFNNISVVPDYIEGVRVLKGIEANIINYEGGIDVDDYSLSQLDIVIASLHPPCIQFGDIEQNTNAIIGAMQNPYVNIIGHPDDGRFPLDYDRVVQAAKEHKVLLEVNNSSMNPKGFRKGRENILCMLEKCKQLHVPIVVGSDAHISYDVGNFNYAIPLLASIEFPEELIMNTTIQKLKSFLKG from the coding sequence ATGAAGTTTGTTTTAGACACACATACCCATACCATTGTCAGTGGACATGCCTACAGCACCATCCAGGAAATTGTTCACGAAGCAGTGAAAAAAGGACTAGAATTAGTTGCCATAACAGACCATGCCCCAGCCATGCCAGGAGCTGGACATATTTTTTATTTCAATAACATATCGGTGGTGCCTGATTATATTGAAGGTGTTCGCGTTTTAAAGGGTATTGAAGCGAATATTATCAACTATGAAGGTGGGATTGATGTTGATGACTATTCTTTAAGTCAGCTGGATATTGTTATTGCAAGCTTACACCCGCCATGTATTCAATTTGGTGATATAGAACAAAACACAAATGCCATTATTGGTGCTATGCAAAATCCTTATGTGAACATTATTGGTCACCCTGATGATGGACGGTTTCCACTGGATTATGACCGTGTTGTTCAGGCTGCCAAAGAGCATAAGGTCTTACTAGAAGTCAATAACAGTTCCATGAACCCAAAAGGATTTCGTAAGGGGAGAGAAAACATCCTATGTATGCTGGAAAAGTGTAAACAACTGCATGTACCGATTGTTGTTGGCAGCGATGCCCATATCTCATATGATGTCGGTAATTTTAATTATGCTATACCATTGTTGGCGTCCATTGAATTCCCAGAAGAACTGATAATGAACACAACAATACAAAAATTAAAAAGCTTCTTAAAGGGTTAA
- a CDS encoding YerC/YecD family TrpR-related protein — protein sequence MSKSIKSHELDKLFEAILNLKDPDECYLFFEDICTVNELQSLAQRLQVAKMLREKHTYLEIAEKTGASTATISRVNRSLNYGNDGYDMVFSRMKS from the coding sequence ATGAGCAAAAGCATTAAATCGCATGAATTAGATAAATTATTTGAAGCCATATTGAATCTTAAAGATCCTGATGAATGTTATCTGTTTTTTGAAGATATTTGTACAGTAAATGAACTACAATCACTTGCTCAGCGATTACAAGTAGCTAAAATGTTAAGAGAAAAGCATACTTACTTAGAAATTGCTGAGAAAACGGGGGCTTCTACAGCAACGATAAGCCGTGTTAACCGCTCTCTTAATTATGGTAATGACGGCTATGATATGGTATTTTCCAGAATGAAAAGCTAA
- a CDS encoding DUF1836 domain-containing protein codes for MDYSKYIKKIIKDLETTDYVYSKDIPNISLYMDQVTTFMEDNLGRMKRKEHDNILTKTMINNYSKNHILPPPIKKKYTPDHMMMLIFIYYFKHVLSITDIQKLLSPIIHKIESDDQFSLDTFYDTLLNIQKDEFDDFKEHIDNTIHIARNKIEGLDTEDKDILELFSIIHLLTLQAAAQKHIAEKLIDQFFKKPSEKAKEKNKS; via the coding sequence ATGGATTATTCCAAGTATATAAAAAAAATAATAAAAGATCTTGAAACAACTGATTATGTGTATTCAAAAGACATTCCTAATATCAGTTTATATATGGATCAAGTAACAACCTTCATGGAAGATAATCTAGGACGCATGAAGCGTAAAGAACATGATAATATACTAACGAAAACCATGATTAATAATTATAGTAAGAATCATATTCTACCACCACCTATAAAGAAAAAATACACTCCCGATCATATGATGATGTTGATTTTTATCTATTACTTTAAACATGTGTTATCCATTACAGATATTCAGAAATTATTATCACCGATTATTCATAAAATAGAATCAGATGATCAGTTTTCATTGGATACATTCTATGACACCTTGTTAAATATACAAAAAGATGAATTTGATGACTTTAAGGAGCATATTGATAATACCATTCATATTGCCAGAAATAAAATTGAAGGCTTAGATACGGAAGATAAAGATATACTGGAGTTGTTCAGCATCATTCATTTACTTACTTTACAAGCGGCAGCACAGAAACATATTGCTGAAAAACTCATTGATCAATTCTTTAAAAAGCCATCTGAGAAAGCAAAAGAAAAAAATAAAAGCTAA
- a CDS encoding MATE family efflux transporter codes for MNKRNDMLSNEKISSLLFKLSLPATVGMIVNALYNIVDGIFIGQFVDTDGLGLGLAGVTVAMPIQLIVMAFSLLIGIGSASAVSRALGAKNADKANHVAGNALLSIVIISFCLCLIGFLFTNPLLKAFGATPNNYQYAWDYIRVIFIGTIYFPFVMAANNLIRAEGNAKVSMMIMVIGTGLNLILDPLFIGVFGLGVAGAAIATIISQFASFVYIIVYFAQGKSTLTIKLHHFKPDFSLLWEIISVGFSSFARNIAGSIVAIVLNNSLKVYGGDAALTVYGIINRVIMFLFMPLFGVVQGMQPIAGFNYGAKQYKRVKEVLKLSMITTTVLATAGTIVGMLIPQLIIKLFKNSDIIINDGTVALRIILIAIPIIGIQIVGATLFQSLGKAVPSLILSLLRQVIILIPLIIILPPLFEDKLLAIWIAFPISDAISTLITIFLIRLQLKSLSKEESEHEELQVISQTT; via the coding sequence ATGAATAAAAGAAATGACATGCTAAGTAATGAAAAAATCAGTTCCTTATTATTCAAATTATCTTTGCCTGCTACGGTAGGTATGATTGTCAATGCCCTCTATAACATTGTAGATGGTATTTTTATTGGACAGTTCGTGGATACAGATGGGCTAGGTTTAGGCTTAGCAGGTGTAACAGTAGCCATGCCCATTCAACTTATTGTCATGGCCTTTTCGCTACTCATCGGTATTGGGTCTGCTTCCGCCGTTTCACGTGCTTTAGGTGCAAAAAATGCTGATAAGGCTAATCATGTAGCTGGTAATGCTTTATTATCCATCGTCATTATTAGTTTCTGCCTATGTCTTATTGGTTTTCTATTTACAAATCCCTTGCTCAAAGCCTTTGGTGCAACGCCAAATAACTATCAGTATGCTTGGGATTATATTCGTGTTATCTTCATTGGTACCATTTACTTCCCATTTGTTATGGCCGCCAATAACTTGATTCGTGCAGAAGGTAATGCGAAAGTTTCTATGATGATCATGGTTATTGGTACAGGTCTTAACCTTATATTAGACCCATTATTCATTGGTGTATTTGGTTTAGGCGTTGCTGGTGCGGCTATTGCTACAATTATTTCGCAATTTGCTTCCTTTGTGTATATTATTGTCTATTTCGCCCAAGGCAAGAGTACCTTGACTATTAAGCTCCATCACTTTAAACCTGACTTTTCGCTATTATGGGAAATCATATCCGTTGGTTTTTCATCCTTTGCAAGAAACATTGCAGGAAGTATCGTTGCCATTGTACTGAATAATTCATTAAAAGTATATGGTGGAGATGCTGCATTAACCGTTTATGGCATTATAAACCGTGTAATCATGTTCTTATTCATGCCTCTATTTGGCGTGGTGCAAGGCATGCAGCCCATTGCTGGGTTTAACTATGGGGCAAAACAATATAAACGTGTAAAAGAAGTGCTTAAGCTATCGATGATTACAACAACCGTTCTTGCAACTGCTGGAACAATTGTAGGTATGTTGATTCCCCAGCTGATTATCAAGCTCTTTAAAAATTCAGACATCATTATTAATGACGGTACCGTTGCCCTGCGTATTATCCTCATTGCTATTCCTATCATCGGTATACAGATTGTTGGTGCCACATTATTTCAGTCTCTAGGTAAGGCTGTGCCATCCTTGATACTCTCCTTATTACGGCAAGTTATTATCCTCATTCCTTTAATCATCATACTTCCCCCACTTTTTGAGGATAAATTATTAGCTATTTGGATAGCATTCCCTATATCGGATGCTATTTCTACCCTCATTACCATCTTCCTTATACGATTGCAACTTAAATCACTATCTAAAGAAGAGAGTGAACATGAAGAACTCCAAGTTATTTCACAAACAACTTGA